Part of the Mus caroli chromosome 1, CAROLI_EIJ_v1.1, whole genome shotgun sequence genome, CTACCTGAGCAATTCACTGCGTTTCCTTGTAGCCACCATGGAGGTGGTATTGCTACCTTATGGCTTAGGGGATAGGCCAGCTTCAGACCACAGTGAGGCACTGGGCTTTGACCCAGGACCCAGGCATTGAGCTCCAGGATCCTGTTAACCagtcttttcctcctcctcctcctcctcctcctcctcctcccaccccacccctctcccacACATCCTGGACAAGGCAGCACACTACAGGTGTTTAGGTTCCTTGTCCCCTTTGGGTTGGTGTCAGGCAGTTCAGCATCAGGGTCACGTGTGCACATTTTCCAGCTCCAAGATGTACTACTGTCTGCTATTGTgctccaccccacacccccttcacactgaaccccacccccacctcacccccttcACACtgaaccccatccccaccccacccccttcacactgaaccccacccccaccacacccccttcacactgaaccccacccccaccccacccagggatGTATTAGGAAGCAGAGCCTTTGGGGGTGACTTAAGTAGAGAGAGCTTCTACAAATGGAATCAGGGCTTTTGCTGGGACAAGGTGTGGCATCTCCTCAGGACCTGGATGTGACTTGCAAATCCCAAGCACCTCAGGCACGCAGTCTGGTTACATTTAGCAGGCATTTGCTGGGAGTCTACCATATGTCAGATTGTCTGATACTGAGGACAAGGGAGCAAGGTCATCCTTCAGATATAGTGACTGCCCTTGGGGCTAGCAGCCCCCCTGACAGCACACAGCATTGGCTCTCCTCAAAGACCATCCAGCAGCTGTTATAACAGTCTGGTTCATCAGGGAACATATTATTCACACAGAGCCTGTGGTGTACCCAAAAAACCTCGAAGTGGCTGCTTCAGGGGTTGGATGCTTCTGACACAGGGCCCATGGTGTCCCATGGTGTCCCATGGTGCCTGATCCTGCTCCCTAGAGAGGGGTGTGGCTAAAGCAAGAGGCTCAGTTGCACTGCCTGGGCTGATGCCTGCCAACTGGGGTCTGTAGGCCATGGTGGATAAAGAACAGCACAGCTCTGGAATGCCAAGCTTTGGCCTCTGGAGGACAAAGAGCCTTTGTGAGAGTTTTCTCAGCAGCCCCTCTTCTTGGCTCCCAGCAGTAATCATAGCAGTCAGGTttctaaaagcagtaagggctCTTTAATAAAAACATAGCTTATGTTAGCAGAGCAACTGGCTTGGCTTTGGTTTGTCACGCAAGTAGATGCTTGCTGGATGTGCTGGCGCgcatctttagtcccagtactcaggaggcagatctctgtgggtagGAGGCCTGCCTGCTCTACACagcaagtaccaggacagccatgccgacacaatgaaaccctgtctcaaaaacaaaacaagggggctggagagatggctcatcggttaagagcactgactgctcttccagaggccctgagttcaattcccagcaaccacatggtggctcacaaccatctgtaatggatctgatgctctcttctggtgtgtgtctgaaaacagatacagtgtactgacatacatagaataaataaatctttaaaacaaagccaaccaagaaaccaacaacaacaaaaaacaaaaacaaaaacataaaacactgAGGCGTGTCTCCCTTCCCTACACTTTCCTGAATCTTGTTAACACATTGGTCTTTCCACTGACATGACTGGTGGAAATCTACAGGGAGATGGGTGCTTTCACCCCACCCAGGAAGAAGCatgaagtcagggaaggaagatCTTTCTCTTAAgtcctgacagacagacagactgagccATCAGACAAGGTTTCCTCTCCACTTCTGTTCCAAAGGCCAAACAACCCACACAGGATTTCCCTAGCACCCTCCCCTGAGTCAGGGGCTGAACAAGGACATTAGCAGAAAATGTTCTCCAAGTAAATTGTGGCTGTCGCCGAGTGGGGTCACCTGCTGCTCCCGCCCCAAGTAAGAAAAGGTCTTCTCACAAAATACTGGCACTTCTTCCATCTGCCACAGCAGAAGCAGCACGGCCTCTATTGGCTGGCTGTGAGACCATGTGGCCTGACAGAAGGCAAGCCAATCAGAAATGTCCCcaagtgtcccccccccccccccccccccggagaaaaaaaaaagagagaattacaGTAGacctgaggcaaaaaaaaaacatcactatccccccccccccccccccccccccgccgtgGGGTATAACAGCCCTGAAGGTGTATCACTGAAAAGAGCAGAAGCCAGCAGGCAGGACATAAGCTAACGTTACTTTCACTTGGAGTTGTCCGAGAGGTCAGAAGTGAGGGGGTTCCTCTTCTCCTTGGTACTGAAGGAGCTGTAAGGGCTCTGTGAAGGGGAAGATGAGCACCACAGAGAATGCACAGGCTCACAGCTCTGCAGACCACGTGGCTGATGTCACTTGGGTTCTTAGCTCTGGCCTCTGGGCCACACCACGTCCTAACGAGATTCTCTGTACAGTGAGTACTGCTGCACAGGTGACTTCCCTTCAGCTCCCATCTTCCCCACCTGCTGAAGACTGAGGATCCCCAAACCGGAAGACACCTCGGACACCAGCATCCTAGTCTACCTGTAAGGAGACTAAGGCACCGGCAATTCCTGCTCCGCAGAACAGCCGTCACTGTGACAGTAATCTCAACCATCTCTGCCATTTCTGAGCTCGgctaatacatttttaaaaaccgtCCCCCAAAGACTCTGTACCCCCCTTTGAGATGAACCAGACCATGGGTTTCTCATGGGAAAAGCACCTCCTTCAAAGTCTCCCCCCGGGGCACCGAGTCCTCTGACCTGGGGTCTTGTAATAGCAGCAGCTCTGATAAAGAGGCTAGGGGGAAACACATCACCTCCTGTGGTGTGCAGTGGCTCTCCATTCACAGGGCAGAGGTACCTTTAGTCAGGTCCTCAAAGTGCTCTGGCAGGCATGTGCACACCTGCACAACCACTGCTGACCCGGACAGTGCATCCCCAGTCACTGCACACTGAAAGCAGCATGGTGTGCTTGCTGCAGTGACATGTGTTATTCTGTGTTCACACATGGGGGATGGAGTCACAACCTGCATCTAAAAGCACAGGAATTAAAATCACCCTGCGTGTTACAGTGCTCTTTATTAATTTAAACAAGGACACGGGCTGGCATTCCCAGAGACATCAGTACCCAGTTGGTTCAGACAGTTCCTCTATTGGTTGACTAGGTCCTCATTTCTAGTGATATCAACACGGTGTCTACAATCAGCTGGTCGTGTCCCGAGAGACTCCAGACACATCACAGACATGGAGCATATAAGACCGGGTGGCCTCACtggacatcatcatcatcaaaaagGTCTTCAAAATCTATGGAAACAAATCACAATGAAGTGTTGTTGGGTACAGGACAAGCAAGTGAGAaaactggaaaggcagagagtgGTAAACAGTGTAGCCTGGTAAAGGGCTCCCCAGGAGGCTTAGCTTTAGCCAGCTGGAGGGAGCAGATAGAACTCTGGGGGATGGACAGCACTGCCCCAGTGTAGTCTTAATCGCATTCTAGTTCAGAGGCAATCTTTATAAAGCATGGGGGTGCTGTGGACACACAGACAAGCACCTTGCAGCCTGGAGGCCATACTGAGTGTGAGGACAGCCAGCAGTGCCACGCCTGCACCAGGAGGGTGGAAGTGTGGGGAACAGTGGCCGGACCGAGTCGGAGATGACTACCTTAGTGAGCCTGGGCAAGCCACGCTCCAGATACACAGCTACAGCCTGCTCCAGTCAGAGTGTATTTACAGTCAGCATGCAAACGTGCCACTGGTGCCCACAGCCATGGCCACCCGCTCTTCTGGTCACACATCTTCCACGTTTCCATCTACTGGGCAGGGCCACTTTGAGGCTAGGAACGGCGTCAAGCTCACCCATGTGTGCAGAGCTCATCTGCTTGGAAAGCCAGCCTCCTGTGTTCCTGCACTAGACCTTTCTGGGCAAAGGCAGTGTCTCTAGTACAGCTCTGGCCACGCAGGAGACTGGTCCACCCTCCCCGCCTCCTGACAACTGTGATTCCTGCCCTGAATCCATTCCTGTGACCCAGAAAAGCCTCCCTAGGATATTCCTCTGGATACAATACCACCCAGCTTATCCAGGCTCTCAGCAGCCTGCCTGCAGTCTTGTCTAGATCTCTCACTATTTATAAACTGCACATagtaggggaagagagagagtcaGGGCCACAGTAGGACCCAATGCTCACCAGACAACAGCTGCAGAACCCATCTGTCTAGGGAACCGACAAGGCCTTGGTGGAAGCTAAAAGTCTCATGGGCTTCTCACAATGAATGGTTTCATAAGCACTGGGTTTGGCACAGACTGCAGACAGTGCCCACTCTTGCTGAGCTCAGGCAGTGAGTAGGAAATAGGGAGCCTGCGCGTCCCTTCCTTGCCCAGTGTGGCTCATTAGGAGACAGGTGTCTACTGCCGTGTCACCAGGTGCTCTCTGACGGTGCAAGCCAGGCCACTTACTTCCTATAGAACCGCATGCCCTGAACACAGTACACAGCTGCTCTCTCAAGTACCAGGAGCTGACACCAATGAATGGGATTCTGAAGGAGTCCTAGTTCAACGCTATAAGCCCTACACACCCCACAGAGTCAGGAACCCTGCCCTACCCTACCCCACGGTGCCACAGGCCGCGCTGGAAAGCAGTCAGTAGCCCTGCACCATCTACTCCCTGAACAGAATTTAGAGAAATGACTTTGAAGGTTACATTGCCCCtttccccaacccccagctctgacaccagaaaagcaaagtCCCCAGGAAGGAAACACCCATCTGACAGATGGCTTCCCCAGTCAAGCATCAGCTACATGCCAATGAGCCCCCAAACCCCATCTGGACTTGGAACTTGAGGGGAGCCCTAGTAAGTTAGAAATCAATATGGCATGGTTAGTCATGGCTCTTTGGAGAGTCGTGCACTAGAGTTTTGCTGggatgaaaagagaaaaccacCTCTCCCCTCCAAGTAGGGAACTTAGCCTAGATTCCCAATCGCCACTTGAACCCAATGTAAGGGTTAACCAGTAGGAATGAGGCGTTCAGAATCAGAAGGACAAGAGGGTCAAACAGGCCCTGTCACATGCCTGGTGATTTTACCACCGGCTTTCACTGCTCAACTGGTACAACAATCTAATCAAGAATGCTTTTAGCCCTGGCCTCGCTCGGGATGAGCGGAAGCGGAGCGCAGCTGTTACCCTGCAAAGGCAGCAGTGGCCATGAGTCCAGGTGGACAAACAGGTGTGACccaggggagaaagggagacacaGCATTATCAGGAGAGACCAAAGACGGAGAGAGCCCCACAGGCCTGTGTCTGGGAGGCAGGCCATAATCAATGTCCATCTGACGTGCTCTTCATACCACTGCTCAAATGCAACCCTGGGTAGTAAACTGGGGAGAGACTTCCTTCCTGTTCTCCCCTCAGACAGGGCTGACAGGCAGAGCTAACTGCCAGGCACAAGGTCTGGGTCACACTGTTCTGTGATCCAAATTACCCATGGCACAAATCTGTCCACGGCAGAGGAAATTCCTAAGCCTGGCACCCACTCCTGGCATACTCACCATTAAAAAAGTCTGCATGAACGGCCTTCTCATTGGCTGCCAGGTCCATCAAGAGCCCGGTGCTACCTCCAGCCTGGAGAATGAGAGGCAGGGtcatccagtgtgtgtgtttcccaaaAGCAGGCGGTGGCTTCCTTACCAAACCCATCCCACCTCCCTGGAACAGGACACTGAGGGACAAGAAGAATGCTCTAGTTGGGAGCCATAATTTTCCAAATAGAAAAAGCAGTGGGAATGGGGAAGCCAAGCAAATGATTTTCAAGCTCTCTCAAGGTCCTGTGTCCCTTGA contains:
- the Cops9 gene encoding COP9 signalosome complex subunit 9, producing the protein MKPAVDEMFPEGAGPYVDLDEAGGSTGLLMDLAANEKAVHADFFNDFEDLFDDDDVQ